In Spirochaetota bacterium, a single genomic region encodes these proteins:
- a CDS encoding LysE family transporter: MESIIDLRIFILISFGLILGFLSAIPVGAVQLDVAKKAINGHLSPAIATVFGSVTSDFIYGTLTLFGIGHFLFHKESQIIIYIIGISVLLFLFFRSFQEYRFGVHNVDNSIVFRKRQSFLTGFTIAITNPGIIIWWIVGYKLLLDFSIYNEISSPMKIIFILSGCIGLGGYLILIASLLHRIQKSFSDNFIHKMNLILLFLLTLLIVYFALRIIAIAFNYNSNIPFFE; encoded by the coding sequence ATGGAATCAATAATTGATTTGAGAATATTTATTCTCATTAGTTTTGGCCTAATTTTAGGATTTTTATCCGCCATACCCGTTGGCGCTGTTCAACTCGATGTTGCGAAAAAAGCAATCAATGGACACCTCTCTCCTGCCATTGCTACAGTATTTGGATCTGTAACATCTGATTTTATATATGGTACATTAACACTCTTTGGAATAGGCCATTTCCTATTCCATAAGGAATCCCAAATAATAATTTACATTATCGGCATTTCAGTTCTGCTTTTCCTCTTCTTTCGTTCATTTCAGGAATATCGTTTCGGGGTACATAATGTGGATAATTCAATTGTATTTCGAAAGAGACAATCCTTTTTAACAGGCTTTACAATTGCAATTACTAACCCTGGAATAATAATCTGGTGGATAGTTGGATATAAATTACTATTAGACTTTTCAATTTACAATGAGATATCATCCCCTATGAAAATTATATTTATTCTATCCGGTTGCATCGGTTTAGGGGGATATCTAATATTAATAGCCTCTCTTCTTCATAGAATCCAAAAATCATTTTCTGATAATTTCATTCATAAAATGAACTTAATCCTATTATTTTTATTAACCCTACTAATTGTATACTTCGCATTAAGGATAATCGCTATTGCCTTTAACTATAACTCTAATATTCCCTTTTTTGAATGA
- the dctP gene encoding TRAP transporter substrate-binding protein DctP has product MKKMKKKYLLFSIILGLLIIGFSLSGLMADKKPKYKWKFATLGQDSIKMISLLTVDFTQDVLKATNGDVKLVWYMGGTMGDEEDYVAKMRINQLQGAGITGTANAMVCPGISVLELPFLFNNWPEVHYVRKKLRPTVNKISEKNGFKVLAMMDVDFEHFYSTKYPMKTPEDIKKSKVLSWHGPLEAEVIKALGGSPIPVNVPEVVPSTRSGVTDAAISPSFWWLAAQLYTITKYINPLPIRYDPGVFIVSMKAWNKIPVNFQNAISKLANDLEKNVNVEIRILCADALKAMINYGCKEVKMTPDEIAVFKKKTRPVWEKMVGKAYPRELLNEVLSHLNTYRAKKR; this is encoded by the coding sequence ATGAAAAAAATGAAAAAGAAATACCTACTATTTTCTATAATATTGGGTTTACTTATTATTGGATTTTCTTTATCAGGCTTGATGGCTGATAAGAAACCCAAATATAAATGGAAATTTGCTACCCTTGGTCAGGATTCCATTAAAATGATAAGCCTCTTAACAGTAGATTTTACTCAGGATGTCCTAAAAGCTACTAATGGGGATGTGAAACTCGTCTGGTACATGGGCGGAACAATGGGTGACGAGGAGGATTATGTGGCAAAGATGAGGATCAACCAATTGCAGGGAGCAGGAATCACCGGCACAGCCAATGCAATGGTATGTCCTGGTATATCAGTGCTGGAACTACCATTCCTTTTTAATAATTGGCCAGAAGTACATTATGTCAGGAAAAAGTTAAGGCCCACGGTTAATAAAATTTCTGAAAAAAACGGCTTTAAAGTGTTAGCTATGATGGATGTGGATTTTGAACATTTCTATTCAACAAAATATCCCATGAAAACACCAGAAGATATCAAGAAGAGCAAGGTTCTTTCCTGGCATGGTCCTCTTGAGGCTGAAGTAATAAAAGCGCTTGGGGGAAGTCCTATTCCAGTAAACGTGCCTGAGGTTGTACCTTCTACAAGATCAGGGGTGACAGATGCGGCTATATCCCCATCCTTTTGGTGGTTAGCAGCTCAGTTATATACGATTACAAAGTATATAAATCCACTTCCGATTAGATATGATCCTGGTGTATTTATAGTTTCTATGAAGGCATGGAATAAAATTCCAGTTAATTTTCAAAATGCTATTAGTAAATTAGCAAATGATTTAGAAAAAAATGTTAATGTTGAAATTCGTATACTCTGTGCTGATGCCCTTAAGGCTATGATTAATTATGGCTGCAAGGAGGTTAAGATGACACCTGATGAGATTGCTGTATTTAAAAAGAAAACGCGGCCAGTATGGGAAAAAATGGTCGGCAAAGCCTATCCTCGTGAATTATTAAATGAAGTATTGAGTCATCTGAATACATATCGAGCTAAAAAAAGATAG
- a CDS encoding NifB/NifX family molybdenum-iron cluster-binding protein translates to MKIEKTAFPVYKDRISPLFDVSDIFFIVDIINESIGRKHIYDISNVTGIKKIDRLEELGVSIVICSAISKIFADSLLSRGIDLIPGIIGKVNDVVHAYLNNCVMADAYIMPGCKWRRRYKGGQGFDNNGFFCSSMKWNKLL, encoded by the coding sequence ATGAAAATTGAGAAGACAGCATTTCCAGTATACAAAGACAGGATATCCCCCCTATTTGATGTATCTGACATATTTTTCATAGTGGATATTATAAATGAGAGTATAGGCAGGAAACATATTTATGATATTTCAAATGTAACAGGGATTAAAAAGATCGATAGGCTTGAAGAATTGGGAGTCAGCATAGTAATTTGCAGCGCTATAAGTAAAATTTTTGCTGATTCATTATTAAGCAGGGGAATTGACCTTATACCAGGGATTATTGGTAAAGTAAATGACGTTGTTCATGCTTATCTGAATAATTGTGTAATGGCTGATGCATATATTATGCCAGGATGTAAATGGAGGAGGAGATACAAGGGAGGACAAGGGTTTGATAATAATGGATTCTTTTGCAGCTCCATGAAATGGAATAAATTGCTATAG
- a CDS encoding DUF5320 domain-containing protein, whose protein sequence is MPRGDRTGPSGQGSRTGEKNGYCSGNDKPGFINSEGTCLTGHQMRGHFNHCVRQNSNKGKCSKKELKKNEK, encoded by the coding sequence ATGCCAAGAGGGGATAGGACTGGTCCTTCTGGTCAAGGTTCAAGAACTGGGGAAAAAAATGGTTATTGTAGTGGTAATGATAAACCAGGTTTTATAAATTCTGAGGGAACCTGTTTGACAGGACACCAGATGAGAGGACATTTCAATCATTGTGTTAGGCAAAATAGCAATAAAGGTAAGTGTTCAAAAAAAGAATTAAAGAAAAATGAAAAATGA
- a CDS encoding GMC family oxidoreductase yields the protein MKLNDSYEYIVVGSGFGGAFAAYNLSKAGKEVLVVERGRWVQRDDTCWDERKLHIDDPIYRGLTPTIVNQKWRRKDLEWPDDTVGGMSTFYGAAAFRLRESDFEGPPRQNSDQKERRFTWPFNYQALSPYYDEAEALQNVAGVMGEDITEPQRESDYPQTPPKTLSLPSQKIKDAALDIGLHPFHIPLAINFSNNNGKAKCILCGTCDHYLCKIEAKNDLSVSVLPYAMKHGARIISNTRVVKINLSNGKVVSVDLVDQASGERKTVNTKVLIVACGALSTPHLLLTSGIDTIYNGGSFIGRSLMRHISGVVCGVFPFKTNPEKKFQKQIAISDFYYGDIKKRKSWPPGNWGIIQDVSCVGKGYIKTNAPWGLRNIGAFLSDYSINQLCIAEDIPHYRNRVFVDWKNRDIFGMPTLRVYHRYNKRDFDAINALYRVAKKILKRAGSHLYYIAPIETFSHALGTCRFGESSATSVLDPECRVWGVKNLYVLDASFMPSGGSVNPSLTIAANSLRVSDILSNI from the coding sequence ATGAAATTGAATGATAGTTATGAATATATAGTAGTTGGAAGCGGTTTTGGGGGGGCTTTCGCAGCTTATAACCTCTCAAAAGCTGGGAAAGAGGTACTTGTTGTTGAACGAGGTAGATGGGTTCAAAGGGATGATACCTGCTGGGATGAAAGAAAACTGCATATTGATGATCCTATATATAGGGGATTGACACCAACGATTGTAAATCAGAAGTGGCGACGAAAAGATCTGGAGTGGCCTGATGACACAGTTGGAGGAATGTCGACCTTTTATGGTGCTGCGGCATTCAGATTGAGGGAAAGCGATTTCGAAGGACCTCCACGTCAAAATTCTGATCAGAAGGAAAGGCGATTTACATGGCCTTTCAATTATCAAGCCCTCTCGCCCTATTACGATGAAGCAGAGGCATTACAGAATGTTGCTGGTGTAATGGGTGAGGATATCACCGAACCCCAAAGAGAGAGTGATTATCCGCAAACACCCCCAAAGACACTTTCTTTGCCATCACAAAAAATAAAGGATGCAGCATTAGACATCGGTCTACACCCCTTTCATATCCCATTAGCAATCAATTTTTCGAATAATAATGGCAAAGCGAAGTGCATTCTTTGTGGTACCTGTGATCATTACCTTTGTAAAATTGAGGCAAAGAATGATCTTTCCGTTTCTGTATTGCCCTATGCAATGAAACATGGTGCAAGAATTATTTCAAATACTCGAGTTGTGAAAATCAATCTTTCAAATGGCAAGGTTGTTTCTGTTGATCTTGTGGATCAGGCTAGTGGTGAAAGAAAAACAGTAAATACGAAGGTTCTAATCGTCGCATGTGGGGCACTCTCAACACCTCATCTGCTGCTCACCTCAGGAATTGACACTATATATAATGGCGGATCCTTTATCGGTAGATCATTAATGCGTCATATCTCTGGTGTAGTATGTGGTGTATTCCCTTTTAAAACAAATCCTGAAAAAAAATTTCAAAAGCAGATTGCTATTTCAGATTTTTATTATGGTGACATAAAAAAGAGGAAGTCTTGGCCTCCTGGTAATTGGGGAATTATTCAGGATGTTTCATGCGTAGGTAAAGGTTATATTAAGACAAATGCCCCATGGGGGTTAAGGAATATCGGAGCATTCTTATCGGACTATTCAATAAATCAATTATGTATAGCTGAGGATATACCACACTATAGGAATAGGGTATTTGTTGATTGGAAGAATCGTGATATTTTTGGAATGCCAACATTAAGGGTATATCATAGATATAACAAAAGGGATTTTGATGCGATTAATGCCCTTTATAGAGTAGCAAAAAAGATATTGAAAAGGGCAGGTAGCCATTTGTACTACATAGCACCAATAGAAACCTTCTCTCATGCACTTGGTACCTGCAGATTTGGAGAGAGTAGTGCAACTTCAGTCTTAGATCCTGAATGTAGAGTATGGGGGGTAAAAAATTTATACGTGCTTGATGCAAGCTTTATGCCCTCTGGCGGATCAGTGAATCCAAGTTTAACTATTGCTGCTAATTCCCTAAGGGTGTCGGATATACTCAGTAATATATAA
- a CDS encoding NifB/NifX family molybdenum-iron cluster-binding protein, whose amino-acid sequence MKIAIPVAGNKLCLHFGHCEKFALIDVDEKANKIQSENYVDAPPHQPGLLPKWLNELGADCIIAGGMGSRAKEIFESYNIKVIIGVNPDSPKQIVHNFLNNELRVGDNVCDH is encoded by the coding sequence GTGAAAATTGCAATACCTGTAGCAGGGAATAAATTATGTCTACATTTTGGCCACTGTGAAAAATTTGCTTTAATTGATGTTGATGAGAAGGCAAATAAGATACAATCAGAAAATTATGTAGATGCTCCGCCTCACCAACCAGGACTATTGCCCAAATGGCTCAATGAACTTGGAGCAGATTGCATCATTGCCGGCGGAATGGGTAGCAGGGCTAAGGAAATCTTTGAGAGTTATAATATAAAAGTAATTATTGGTGTTAATCCTGATTCCCCTAAGCAAATAGTGCATAATTTCCTAAATAATGAGCTAAGGGTGGGGGACAATGTCTGCGACCATTGA
- a CDS encoding 3'-5' exonuclease, which translates to MGHEDVKYLVFDIESIPDSKLIKMVKYPDLDIDEISAVRRYQEEILNTSGGSTFFIPVTFQYPISICVAKVREDFSLIEMISLDEPAFRPKEMVRLYWQAVEEFYTNASLVTFNGRGFDIPLLELMAFRYGYTARRHFRDKYASRYRFGTKHIDLHDWLSNYNAIRMAGGLNLLAKVLGKPGKMDAHGEDVYDMFLEGKMEEINNYCFHDVLDTYFVFLRSRVMFGEITIEREQELVKSTREHLSNNVDKIPAFEMYLKNWGNWAPWPEE; encoded by the coding sequence TTGGGACATGAAGATGTAAAATATCTCGTTTTTGATATTGAATCAATTCCTGATTCAAAATTAATTAAGATGGTCAAATATCCTGATCTAGATATTGATGAGATATCTGCAGTAAGAAGATATCAGGAGGAGATATTAAACACATCAGGTGGGTCCACTTTTTTTATACCTGTTACCTTTCAATATCCCATCTCAATTTGTGTAGCCAAGGTAAGGGAGGACTTCAGTCTCATTGAAATGATATCCCTTGATGAACCAGCATTCAGGCCTAAGGAGATGGTCAGATTGTATTGGCAGGCTGTAGAAGAATTCTATACTAATGCTTCACTGGTTACCTTTAATGGTCGCGGTTTTGATATACCACTTCTTGAGTTGATGGCCTTTAGATATGGATATACTGCTCGTAGGCATTTTAGAGATAAATATGCCTCAAGATACAGATTTGGGACAAAACATATTGATTTGCATGATTGGTTATCCAATTATAATGCAATCAGGATGGCTGGAGGATTGAATCTTCTTGCTAAGGTGTTGGGAAAACCTGGGAAGATGGATGCACATGGAGAAGATGTATACGACATGTTTCTTGAAGGGAAAATGGAGGAAATAAACAATTATTGTTTTCATGATGTATTGGATACATATTTCGTTTTTCTAAGATCAAGGGTTATGTTTGGAGAAATAACAATTGAAAGAGAACAGGAATTAGTTAAATCAACTCGAGAGCACCTCTCAAACAACGTTGATAAAATACCTGCCTTCGAAATGTATTTGAAGAATTGGGGAAACTGGGCTCCATGGCCTGAAGAATAA
- a CDS encoding MBL fold metallo-hydrolase: MKTRITVICDNIVYKPLKLIGEHGLSLLIESNDITLFDTGQGLGIINNFKALGKDISSINRIILSHAHYDHTGGLMNILKAYHGRLSVYANTSIFMDKIAEFDGPEEKINVPIGMPCKKEQYEKEGAEFQLINNFIKINNNISAISNIKREPGWKSWDAKLKQRENDLLVDDPFNDDLSLLIETDSGPIVLLGCAHAGIVEILNNLKDVTGYKEFHAVIGGTHLGNASDFYIDKAMKALKDYNIKIIGTSHCTGFRVSCIFSSFFNDSFYNASVGSVFEF, encoded by the coding sequence ATGAAAACAAGGATTACTGTTATATGCGATAATATCGTTTATAAACCCCTGAAATTAATTGGTGAGCACGGTCTATCGCTCTTAATTGAGTCTAATGACATAACCCTCTTCGATACCGGTCAAGGTCTTGGTATAATCAATAATTTTAAAGCTTTAGGAAAAGATATATCTTCAATTAATAGAATCATATTGAGTCATGCCCATTATGATCACACAGGTGGGTTGATGAATATTTTGAAAGCCTATCATGGAAGACTTTCTGTTTATGCAAACACATCTATCTTTATGGATAAAATAGCTGAATTTGACGGGCCGGAAGAAAAAATCAATGTGCCGATTGGGATGCCATGCAAAAAAGAGCAATATGAAAAAGAGGGTGCTGAGTTTCAACTGATAAATAATTTTATTAAAATCAATAATAATATATCAGCCATCTCAAATATAAAAAGGGAGCCAGGCTGGAAGAGTTGGGATGCAAAATTAAAACAGAGAGAGAATGATCTATTGGTGGATGATCCCTTCAATGATGACCTCTCACTCCTAATCGAGACTGATTCTGGACCAATAGTGCTTCTTGGATGTGCTCATGCCGGCATAGTTGAAATTTTGAATAATCTAAAGGATGTGACAGGATACAAGGAGTTTCATGCTGTTATTGGTGGGACACATCTCGGCAATGCCTCAGACTTTTATATCGATAAGGCAATGAAGGCATTAAAGGACTATAATATTAAAATTATAGGAACTTCTCACTGCACTGGATTTAGAGTATCCTGTATTTTTTCTTCATTTTTTAATGATAGTTTTTATAATGCTTCGGTGGGTAGTGTGTTTGAGTTTTAA
- a CDS encoding Mrp/NBP35 family ATP-binding protein has product MFNRKVRNDSCSAEKSVNANVNEREAEERRELKVNLEKIDHKIVVLSGKGGVGKSTVAVNLAISLSQKGFRVGLLDIDIHGPSIPKLLGLEEERLYADETGKLIPVVYGESMKVISIGLLIGKGDDAVIWRGPLKYSAIKQFLKDVEWGELDYLIIDSPPGTGDEPLSVCQLIENPDGAIVVTTPQDLAIIDVRKSITFCNKLNMPVLGVIENMSGFVCPHCGSRADIFKSGGGRKMSEDMGVPFLGSIPVETDISEMGDSGKPFISMNSDNKTEAGKAFEEIVNKITKMEVECENCNTCSRE; this is encoded by the coding sequence ATGTTTAATCGGAAGGTCAGGAATGACTCATGCTCAGCTGAAAAATCAGTTAATGCAAACGTAAATGAAAGGGAAGCGGAGGAGAGAAGAGAACTTAAGGTTAATTTAGAGAAGATAGATCATAAAATAGTTGTCCTCTCGGGCAAAGGGGGGGTCGGGAAGAGCACTGTGGCTGTAAATTTGGCCATCTCCTTATCTCAAAAGGGATTCAGGGTTGGTCTTCTCGATATTGATATACATGGCCCTAGCATACCGAAACTGCTAGGATTAGAAGAGGAGAGGCTATATGCTGATGAGACAGGAAAACTTATACCTGTTGTATATGGCGAATCGATGAAAGTAATTTCTATAGGTCTATTGATTGGGAAGGGCGATGATGCCGTTATATGGCGAGGCCCTCTTAAGTATAGCGCCATTAAACAATTTCTTAAGGATGTAGAGTGGGGGGAACTGGATTATCTAATAATTGATTCTCCTCCCGGAACTGGTGATGAGCCGCTCTCAGTATGCCAGCTAATTGAAAATCCTGATGGCGCTATTGTGGTTACCACACCACAGGATTTAGCGATTATTGATGTTAGAAAATCGATTACATTTTGCAATAAACTAAACATGCCTGTGTTGGGAGTTATTGAAAATATGAGCGGTTTTGTATGTCCACACTGCGGCTCAAGGGCGGATATATTTAAGAGTGGCGGCGGTAGAAAGATGTCTGAGGATATGGGAGTACCCTTTTTAGGGAGCATACCAGTAGAGACGGATATTTCAGAGATGGGCGACTCTGGAAAGCCCTTTATTAGTATGAATTCGGATAATAAAACCGAAGCAGGCAAAGCATTCGAAGAAATAGTAAATAAGATTACAAAGATGGAGGTGGAATGTGAAAATTGCAATACCTGTAGCAGGGAATAA
- a CDS encoding HEAT repeat domain-containing protein has product MKKPLLAILSISLVMTIVYADDAQKKAVNDQEKSKSAKEYIEDLSSDNEETVITAVDWIGKEKEKGAVTKLTDLLKSDKRVKVRLYAAIALGLIGEDGYIDSLNEAFLNDSSADVRYSALLAIHRIGSMKSLDALKKAKESESDPFIKDYIEKMESKVKKK; this is encoded by the coding sequence ATGAAAAAACCCCTGTTAGCAATACTTTCAATCTCTCTTGTAATGACAATTGTATATGCAGATGACGCTCAAAAAAAGGCTGTAAATGATCAAGAGAAGTCTAAATCCGCAAAGGAGTATATTGAAGACCTTTCCAGCGATAATGAGGAGACTGTTATTACAGCCGTTGACTGGATAGGGAAGGAAAAGGAAAAGGGTGCTGTTACTAAATTGACCGACCTTTTAAAAAGTGACAAAAGGGTCAAGGTTAGGCTTTATGCAGCGATTGCTTTAGGATTAATTGGTGAAGATGGATATATTGACTCCCTTAATGAAGCTTTCTTGAATGATAGTAGTGCAGATGTAAGATATTCAGCACTTCTTGCAATACATAGAATTGGATCTATGAAGTCTTTGGATGCATTAAAAAAGGCAAAGGAGAGTGAATCCGATCCATTTATCAAAGACTATATTGAGAAGATGGAATCTAAGGTTAAAAAGAAATAG
- the lepB gene encoding signal peptidase I produces MKNRIVRSESVLQKNPITAFLLSFFFTGLGQIYNGDLSKCIVFFGLKTLTLLIIPLYVIHKSADSNISFFVFTSILHLAIIFISPLEAMYKARKERSFNFKGYNSLLFYFIYAVLHTGIILISFFIVSFYFNINKIKANLMNPTLHEGEYVLINKYEENNYGVGNVIKYTYKGQQRIGRILAKEGEQVYYKGNIFYIKGKTPKLNIMSESQLKVIGLDNREDLFIESISGIQYPVQITLSKSASNSRRGRSIIIENNMFFITFDNRRKNIKYELIEKKIIEGKVEGIIYSSKIKRILLKPYVMN; encoded by the coding sequence ATGAAAAACAGGATTGTCAGATCAGAGAGTGTTTTGCAAAAAAATCCAATAACTGCATTCCTCTTATCTTTCTTTTTCACAGGCCTTGGTCAAATATACAATGGAGATTTGTCTAAGTGTATCGTTTTCTTTGGATTGAAGACCCTAACACTACTAATCATTCCCCTTTATGTAATCCATAAAAGCGCTGATTCGAATATTTCATTTTTTGTTTTCACCAGCATTTTACATCTCGCTATCATTTTCATCTCTCCCCTTGAAGCGATGTATAAAGCCAGGAAGGAGAGATCATTCAATTTCAAGGGATATAATTCTTTATTATTCTATTTCATATATGCTGTACTACACACAGGAATAATATTAATATCTTTTTTTATTGTATCCTTCTATTTTAATATCAATAAGATAAAAGCGAATCTCATGAATCCTACCTTACATGAGGGAGAGTATGTACTGATTAATAAATATGAAGAAAATAATTATGGTGTTGGGAATGTCATTAAATACACCTACAAAGGACAACAGAGGATTGGAAGGATATTAGCAAAAGAGGGTGAACAGGTATATTATAAAGGGAATATATTCTATATCAAAGGGAAAACTCCAAAATTAAATATAATGAGTGAAAGCCAACTGAAAGTGATAGGATTAGACAATAGAGAGGATCTATTTATCGAGTCAATCTCTGGGATACAATACCCCGTTCAGATAACCCTTTCTAAATCAGCGTCCAATTCGAGAAGGGGTAGATCAATTATCATTGAAAATAATATGTTTTTCATAACCTTTGACAACCGAAGAAAAAATATTAAATATGAGTTAATTGAGAAGAAGATAATTGAAGGCAAGGTTGAGGGTATTATATATAGTAGTAAAATTAAGAGGATATTGTTAAAGCCATATGTAATGAACTGA
- a CDS encoding alpha/beta hydrolase, with the protein MKSDFSFFDQPEILQSIFFPRKDFINPDSSEGQTYFIQVEDKIKISCRYWVEGKDSPSILYFHGNGETTGDYESIAKLYKKIGINLFVADFRGYGLSNGEPTFSSMIKDAHIIFREFKTIIKEGGYKENIFLMGRSLGSISAIELAYHYQESICGLIIESGFSGCSLIPRFQTMNNDFNLREKNGILGGRKIQSIRIPTLIIHAEYDSILPVIEGIDLYKNSGAEDKDILIIPKADHNNLMLVGQEIYFKKIEEFIKISNIT; encoded by the coding sequence ATGAAAAGTGACTTCTCGTTCTTTGATCAACCGGAGATATTACAGTCCATCTTCTTTCCAAGAAAAGACTTCATAAACCCTGATTCTTCAGAGGGACAAACCTACTTCATCCAGGTTGAAGATAAAATTAAGATTAGCTGTCGATATTGGGTAGAAGGTAAAGATTCACCCTCCATTCTTTACTTTCATGGCAATGGAGAGACTACAGGAGATTATGAGTCAATTGCTAAGCTCTACAAAAAAATTGGGATTAATCTATTTGTTGCTGACTTTCGTGGATATGGTCTTAGCAATGGAGAACCGACATTTAGCAGTATGATTAAAGATGCCCATATAATTTTTAGAGAGTTCAAGACTATAATAAAGGAAGGGGGTTATAAGGAAAATATTTTTCTTATGGGCAGGTCACTTGGTAGCATTTCAGCAATTGAGCTTGCTTACCATTATCAGGAGAGTATCTGTGGTCTTATTATTGAAAGCGGATTCTCGGGATGTAGCCTTATCCCCAGATTCCAAACCATGAACAATGATTTCAATTTAAGGGAGAAGAATGGGATACTGGGTGGTAGAAAAATTCAATCGATTCGAATTCCTACCTTAATCATACATGCAGAATATGATTCAATTCTGCCAGTAATTGAAGGGATAGATCTATACAAGAATTCAGGCGCTGAGGATAAGGATATCCTTATTATACCTAAAGCTGACCATAACAATCTAATGTTAGTGGGACAAGAGATATATTTTAAAAAAATTGAGGAGTTTATAAAGATATCCAATATTACCTAG
- a CDS encoding adenylate kinase, protein MNILIFGPNGSGKGTQGAIIQKKYSIVHVESGVIFRENIKNGTELGRKAKQFINNGDLVPDEITIPMILDRLKEGDCKDGWLLDGFPRNRAQAQSLSIALEEEGIRLDYVIEIVLDREIAKKRIMGRRICEKDGNHPNNIYIDNIKPARANGDKDVCRVCGANISVRSDDQDEAAINKRHNIYYDEDKGTLAAMQFFKDLSNKNNGIPIIIEVDGRPDVKEVSEKLLSRLE, encoded by the coding sequence ATGAATATTCTTATTTTTGGTCCTAATGGAAGCGGGAAGGGGACTCAAGGGGCTATTATACAAAAGAAGTATAGTATTGTTCATGTTGAATCAGGCGTTATTTTCAGAGAGAATATTAAAAATGGAACTGAATTGGGTAGAAAGGCAAAACAATTTATTAATAATGGTGATTTAGTCCCAGATGAGATCACTATACCGATGATACTCGACAGACTCAAAGAGGGTGACTGTAAAGATGGATGGCTTTTAGACGGTTTTCCAAGAAACAGGGCTCAGGCACAATCTTTAAGCATTGCACTCGAGGAAGAAGGAATTAGGCTGGATTATGTAATTGAAATTGTATTGGATAGAGAGATAGCTAAGAAGCGTATTATGGGTAGACGAATATGCGAAAAGGATGGCAATCATCCCAACAACATATATATAGATAATATTAAACCTGCAAGGGCCAATGGTGATAAGGATGTATGCAGAGTGTGTGGAGCCAATATTTCAGTCAGGTCGGATGATCAGGATGAAGCAGCTATAAATAAGCGGCACAATATTTATTATGATGAAGATAAGGGTACCCTAGCAGCTATGCAATTTTTTAAAGATTTATCGAATAAGAATAATGGGATTCCAATAATAATAGAAGTTGATGGCAGACCCGATGTTAAAGAGGTGAGTGAAAAACTACTTTCCAGGCTGGAATAG
- a CDS encoding metal-dependent hydrolase — MQAGHIAVALAISSYSPELTGGEIDAFSFESIALVMVAHWLPNFDVIPIWLKIAKPSFHCTWSHSLLFILIVGLLLVPFNISWAILAIISLIFHYISDLPSTVGLPLLLPLNDRRFSIRLWADSGYFGWETMKGSYIQAWPWILEGGAFLFLFIRAYQEAVWPFV; from the coding sequence ATGCAAGCTGGACATATAGCAGTGGCTTTAGCGATTTCTTCCTATTCTCCAGAATTGACTGGTGGTGAGATAGACGCATTCTCCTTCGAGAGTATTGCGTTAGTGATGGTAGCTCATTGGTTACCAAATTTTGATGTTATTCCCATCTGGCTCAAAATAGCGAAGCCTTCATTTCATTGTACTTGGTCACACTCTCTGCTCTTCATATTGATAGTAGGTTTGTTGCTTGTGCCCTTTAATATTTCATGGGCAATACTGGCTATTATAAGCTTAATTTTCCATTATATATCAGATTTGCCCAGTACAGTTGGATTGCCTTTATTGTTGCCATTGAATGACAGAAGATTTTCTATTAGGCTTTGGGCTGATTCAGGATATTTTGGATGGGAGACAATGAAAGGCAGCTACATTCAGGCTTGGCCATGGATATTAGAGGGAGGGGCCTTTCTTTTTCTCTTTATTCGTGCTTATCAGGAGGCTGTTTGGCCATTTGTTTAA